One genomic window of Daphnia pulex isolate KAP4 chromosome 12, ASM2113471v1 includes the following:
- the LOC124210032 gene encoding E3 ubiquitin-protein ligase COP1-like isoform X1 — translation MAGRGVKRGPQSLLFGGVKDTYEDRDSDLLCPVCLDMMSEPYVTTCGHSFCHGCIVRSLELASKCPKCSGPLDSSGRNPSVFPNVTLNALITKQKKKLVESQDGNILMKDFTTLLDTRDWHPSELVRMQEVLLRKQCDLDGERKLTEAQLLNEFLQQLKTKKNNELRNVQQELEVLDKDLNMAQTLNPGIDSAAIKVENCEVNETAFNSSIASTPLSISQRRVRMHQHFEDLEGKYWALRNNRLGGEEEEKKSLLDFQSNLNQLTRWSRLRPLANLSYGSELLNTAHIVSSIEFDRDADFFAIAGVTKRIKVYDYAVVVRDAVDLHYPVMEMVAGSKISCISWSAYHKSVLASSDYEGSVSVWDASVGTRLRVFQEHEKRCWSVDFNRMDSHLMASGSDDSRVKIWSLNAEHSVATLEAKANVCCVKFNPYSRYCLAYGAADHCVHYVDLRQPKEPLRVFKGHRKAVSYVKFLSDRELVSASTDSQLKLWTVEDNVSCRSFRGHTNEKNFVGLSTTDGSQDDRRDLIACGSENNALYLYSKGLSQPLLHYRFDVVKSALLLDKERAEQEESAEFVSAVCWKPDSNVIVAANSQGTIKILELV, via the coding sequence ATGGCAGGCCGTGGGGTTAAGAGGGGTCCCCAGTCTCTTCTGTTTGGGGGTGTAAAGGACACGTATGAAGACAGAGATAGTGATCTTCTCTGCCCGGTCTGCTTGGATATGATGTCGGAACCTTACGTGACTACATGTGGGCACAGCTTTTGCCATGGATGTATTGTCAGAAGTCTGGAGTTAGCGAGCAAATGTCCCAAGTGCAGCGGTCCCCTCGACAGTAGTGGCCGAAACCCATCCGTTTTCCCCAACGTAACCCTCAACGCATTAATAAccaaacagaagaagaaattagtCGAGAGTCAAGatggaaatattttgatgAAAGACTTTACTACTCTGTTGGATACTCGGGATTGGCATCCATCAGAATTAGTTCGCATGCAAGAAGTTTTGCTTCGGAAACAATGTGATCTTGATGGAGAACGAAAACTGACCGAAGCCCAGCTACTTAACGAATTCCTCCAACAGCTCAAAACCAAGAAGAACAACGAGTTGAGAAATGTTCAACAAGAACTAGAGGTGCTTGACAAGGATTTAAATATGGCGCAAACCCTAAATCCTGGCATCGATTCTGCTGCAATTAAAGTGGAAAATTGTGAAGTCAACGAGACGGCCTTCAATTCATCCATCGCGTCCACACCGTTAAGCATCAGTCAACGTCGTGTAAGAATGCACCAACATTTCGAAGATTTAGAGGGGAAATACTGGGCACTTCGGAACAATCGTCTCGGTggtgaggaagaagaaaagaaaagtttactCGACTTTCAATCTAATTTGAACCAGTTAACGCGATGGAGTAGACTAAGGCCTTTGGCTAATTTGAGCTACGGAAGCGAACTCCTCAACACGGCACACATTGTCAGCTCGATCGAATTCGACCGAGATGCTGATTTTTTCGCCATCGCTGGTGTGACCAAACGCATCAAAGTGTACGACTACGCAGTGGTTGTACGGGATGCGGTTGATCTTCACTATCCTGTTATGGAGATGGTGGCGGGCTCGAAGATATCGTGCATATCTTGGAGTGCCTACCACAAATCGGTTCTGGCAAGCTCCGACTACGAAGGCAGCGTATCCGTTTGGGATGCGTCCGTCGGTACTCGTCTGAGGGTCTTTCAAGAGCACGAGAAACGCTGTTGGAGTGTCGATTTTAATCGCATGGACAGTCACTTGATGGCCAGTGGCAGCGACGATTCCCGAGTCAAAATCTGGAGCTTAAACGCTGAACACTCTGTGGCCACTTTGGAAGCTAAAGCCAATGTCTGTTGCGTCAAATTCAATCCGTACTCGCGTTATTGCTTAGCCTATGGCGCAGCCGATCATTGCGTCCATTACGTCGACCTACGTCAGCCCAAGGAGCCACTACGGGTCTTTAAAGGCCATCGCAAAGCCGTCTCTTACGTCAAGTTTCTTAGTGATCGCGAATTAGTGTCGGCCAGCACGGATAGCCAATTGAAATTGTGGACGGTTGAAGACAACGTTTCATGTCGATCTTTTCGCGGACACACAAACGAGAAGAACTTTGTGGGCCTTTCGACGACGGACGGCAGCCAAGACGATCGACGTGATTTGATTGCTTGCGGTTCGGAAAATAATGCCCTTTACCTCTACTCGAAGGGACTCAGCCAGCCTTTACTTCATTATCGTTTCGACGTTGTTAAAAGCGCTTTGCTATTGGACAAGGAGCGGGCCGAGCAAGAAGAGAGCGCCGAGTTTGTTTCTGCCGTTTGTTGGAAACCCGACTCCAACGTAATCGTCGCTGCCAACAGCCAGGGAACTATAAAAATTCTCGAACTGGTTTAG
- the LOC124210034 gene encoding mediator of RNA polymerase II transcription subunit 28-like gives MATSYSTVKSKQVMASDHSNHGLLANNTNLVDDFEEAFQGIISGFTKEDGLSHTQDNKEELRTDAEQNVAKFIEVAKQLETFFLQRRLQISVLKPEQLIKEDCSELKQELARKDELIKKHYEKISIWLNMLGEPHPPAPVANGVPIVGDGSSAPQQQPSQNIPFQHR, from the exons ATGGCAACGTCGTATTCGAcagtaaaaagtaaacaagTGATGGCGTCTGATCACTCAAATCATGGTCTCTTGGCCAATAACACAAACCTTGTCGATGATTTTGAAGAAGCATTCCAG GGTATCATAAGCGGTTTCACTAAAGAGGATGGCTTGTCACACACTCAGGATAACAAGGAAGAGTTGCGAACAGATGCCGAGCAGAATGTAGCGAAATTCATTGAAGTAGCCAAGCaattggaaacatttttcctACAGCGACGTTTGCAAATCTCTGTTTTGAAACCTGAACAGCTTATCAAAGAG GATTGCTCTGAGCTCAAACAAGAGTTGGCCAGGAAAGATGAActcattaaaaaacattatgagaaaatttcaatatgGCTCAATATGTTGGGAGAACCACACCCTCCTGCACCTGTGGCCAATGGTGTACCTATTGTTGGTGATGGATCGTCGGCACCCCAACAGCAACCAAGTCAAAATATCCCGTTCCAGCATAGATAA
- the LOC124210033 gene encoding facilitated trehalose transporter Tret1-2 homolog isoform X1 gives MGDCSTTKIRKTIPPFKNWPKVAPQIICAASASWAMLCTGLVRGWSSSAVPQLTSANNETLHLEREEAAWITSLPPLCAIFGSLLIAYPMEMYGRRMTLATISIPYVLGFYLMGLSYYVDWAPLLFIGRTITGLITGASAPTSQIYVSECASPRVRGALGSFTSTFMSFGILIAYIIGAVVEWQVMCFVIGSLPIVLGLAMLLMPETPSWLVSHDQESQAKVALQQLRGKYTDIEPEFERIKFNDNSHGSNNIRYIKILTSCHLMKPLIISMALMFFQQFSGINAIVFYSASIFQEAGSTIDRFVSSIMIGVVQLIFTVISALLVDRFGRRVLLMTSGTFMAVSLSGLGAFVYVKKAWEEFSVADESTVEEQNLLAELGWLPLLCLMSFIISYSFGFGAVPQLVMGELFPSEYRHRMGTISVSFSVLCTFVVVRTFPLMATTMGLASVYGLYATCCLTAVVFVGLFLPETKGKTLEEISSFFGQPQPNDVAAEDPCIPLEHKTELQDSSLADGFPMKPGMK, from the exons ATGGGTGACTGTTCAACAACGAAAATTCGCAAAACTATCCCGCCGTTCAAAAACTGGCCTAAAGTGGCTCCGcag ATTATTTGCGCGGCTTCAGCATCATGGGCCATGCTCTGCACAGGTCTCGTTCGTGGATG GAGTTCGTCTGCCGTTCCGCAGTTGACTTCTGCGAACAACGAAACCTTGCATCTCGAACGAGAGGAAGCCGCATGGATAA cgTCTTTGCCTCCCCTTTGTGCCATTTTTGGCAGTTTGCTGATCGCCTATCCAATGGAAATGTACGGCCGCCGCATGACATTGGCAACCATTTCAATACCCTACGTTCTAGGATTTTATCTGATGGGATTGTCGTATTACGTGGATTGGGCGCcccttctttttattggtCGCACCATCACTGGCTTGATTACGGGTGCATCGGCACCCACTTCACAGATTTAT GTGAGTGAATGCGCTTCCCCAAGGGTGCGAGGAGCTCTAGGATCATTTACATCCACCTTCATGTCGTTTGGTATCTTGATTGCTTACATTATTGGAGCCGTCGTCGAGTGGCAAGTAATGTGCTTCGTCATTGGATCCCTGCCTATCGTCTTGGGTTTAGCAATG CTTTTGATGCCGGAGACTCCTTCTTGGCTCGTTTCTCACGATCAGGAATCACAGGCCAAGGTTGCACTTCAGCAACTTCGCGGCAA GTACACCGACATTGAGCCGGAGTTTGAGCGCATTAAATTCAATGACAACTCGCATGGGTCTAATAACATCCGCTATATCAAAATATTGACAAGCTGTCATTTAATGAAACCCTTGATCATCTCTATGGCACTAATGTTCTTTCAGCAATTTAGTGGCATCAACGCTATCGTATTTTACTCGGCCAGTATTTTCCAGGAAGCTGGGAGCACTATAGATCGATTTGTATCCAGCATTATGATCGGAGTTgtgcaattgattttcacagTGATATCGGCTCTATTG GTTGATCGATTTGGACGTCGTGTACTACTGATGACTTCGGGGACTTTTATGGCGGTATCGCTCTCCGGATTGGGTGCCTTTGTTTATGTGAAAAAGGCATGGGAGGAATTTTCTGTTGCGGATGAAAGTACCGTGGAGGAGCAGAATTTACTCGCCGAACTGGGCTGGCTTCCTTTACTCTGCCTCATGTCTTTTATCATCTCTTATTCCTTCGGTTTTGGTGCTGTACCCCAGTTGGTGATGGGCGAGCTCTTCCCGTCGGAATATCGCCATCGAATGGGTACCATTTCTGTCTCGTTCAGCGTCTTGTGTACATTTGTGGTGGTGCGAACCTTTCCTCTGATGGCCACGACAATGGGACTTGCTAGTGTTTATGGCCTTTATGCAACATGCTGCCTGACGGCCGTCGTTTTTGTCGGACTTTTTCTCCCTGAAACTAAAGGGAAAACGTTAGAAGAGATCAGTTCATTTTTCGGTCAGCCACAACCTAATGATGTGGCAGCAGAAGATCCTTGCATTCCATTAGAACATAAAACGGAGCTTCAAGATTCCTCGTTGGCTGATGGTTTCCCCATGAAGCCTGGAATGAAGTGA
- the LOC124210033 gene encoding facilitated trehalose transporter Tret1-2 homolog isoform X2, which produces MKTRKTLPPFKNWQKVAPQIVCATSASWAMLCTGLVRGWSSSAIPQLTAETNDTLHLEQEEAAWITSLPPLCGIFGSLMIAFPMEFFGRRMTLATISIPYVLGFYLMGLSYYVNWTPLLFIGRVITGLLTGASAPTSQIYVSECASPRIRGALGSFTATFLSLGILIAYIIGAVVEWQILCFIIGSMPIVLGLAMMFMPETPSWLISHHQESQAKVALQQLRGKYTDIEPEFERIKFNDNSHGSNNIRYIKILTSCHLMKPLIISMALMFFQQFSGINAIVFYSASIFQEAGSTIDRFVSSIMIGVVQLIFTVISALLVDRFGRRVLLMTSGTFMAVSLSGLGAFVYVKKAWEEFSVADESTVEEQNLLAELGWLPLLCLMSFIISYSFGFGAVPQLVMGELFPSEYRHRMGTISVSFSVLCTFVVVRTFPLMATTMGLASVYGLYATCCLTAVVFVGLFLPETKGKTLEEISSFFGQPQPNDVAAEDPCIPLEHKTELQDSSLADGFPMKPGMK; this is translated from the exons ATGAAGACTCGCAAGACTCTTCCTCCCTTCAAAAATTGGCAGAAAGTAGCTCCGCAA ATTGTTTGCGCAACTTCAGCCTCATGGGCCATGCTCTGTACCGGTCTCGTTCGTGGATG GAGTTCGTCTGCCATCCCGCAGTTAACGGCGGAGACAAATGATACGCTGCATctggaacaagaagaagctgcttggataa CATCTCTGCCACCACTTTGTGGCATTTTTGGCAGTTTGATGATCGCATTCCCGATGGAATTTTTTGGTAGACGCATGACTCTTGCCACCATATCAATACCCTacgttttgggtttttatctGATGGGATTGTCATATTACGTGAATTGGACGCCGCTTCTCTTCATCGGACGTGTTATCACCGGATTACTAACTGGAGCTTCTGCACCTACTTCCCAGATTTAT GTGAGCGAATGCGCTTCTCCAAGGATACGTGGAGCTTTGGGTTCTTTCACAGCCACATTTCTTTCATTGGGGATCCTAATTGCCTACATTATCGGGGCTGTTGTCGAATGGCAAATTCTGTGTTTCATAATCGGATCCATGCCAATTGTGTTAGGCTTGGCAATG ATGTTTATGCCAGAGACACCTTCTTGGCTCATTTCTCACCATCAGGAATCACAGGCTAAGGTTGCACTTCAACAACTTCGCGGAAA GTACACCGACATTGAGCCGGAGTTTGAGCGCATTAAATTCAATGACAACTCGCATGGGTCTAATAACATCCGCTATATCAAAATATTGACAAGCTGTCATTTAATGAAACCCTTGATCATCTCTATGGCACTAATGTTCTTTCAGCAATTTAGTGGCATCAACGCTATCGTATTTTACTCGGCCAGTATTTTCCAGGAAGCTGGGAGCACTATAGATCGATTTGTATCCAGCATTATGATCGGAGTTgtgcaattgattttcacagTGATATCGGCTCTATTG GTTGATCGATTTGGACGTCGTGTACTACTGATGACTTCGGGGACTTTTATGGCGGTATCGCTCTCCGGATTGGGTGCCTTTGTTTATGTGAAAAAGGCATGGGAGGAATTTTCTGTTGCGGATGAAAGTACCGTGGAGGAGCAGAATTTACTCGCCGAACTGGGCTGGCTTCCTTTACTCTGCCTCATGTCTTTTATCATCTCTTATTCCTTCGGTTTTGGTGCTGTACCCCAGTTGGTGATGGGCGAGCTCTTCCCGTCGGAATATCGCCATCGAATGGGTACCATTTCTGTCTCGTTCAGCGTCTTGTGTACATTTGTGGTGGTGCGAACCTTTCCTCTGATGGCCACGACAATGGGACTTGCTAGTGTTTATGGCCTTTATGCAACATGCTGCCTGACGGCCGTCGTTTTTGTCGGACTTTTTCTCCCTGAAACTAAAGGGAAAACGTTAGAAGAGATCAGTTCATTTTTCGGTCAGCCACAACCTAATGATGTGGCAGCAGAAGATCCTTGCATTCCATTAGAACATAAAACGGAGCTTCAAGATTCCTCGTTGGCTGATGGTTTCCCCATGAAGCCTGGAATGAAGTGA